The region AAAATTAGCTGACTCGAGACTTTAGCAGTTAAATGATCtttatgcttttatttgacAGTCAGTGCAAGATAGTGTCCCCAGGCCTGGTCATGAAGCACACTGTGGTGGGGTTAATAATGGCTAATAAACATCATTACTGCTTATTATTAGTTATATAAACAGTAGTGAATtttaggcttttattttggtaacaTGGGAGTTTTAAATAAGATTGTAactattgattattttcataatcagtcaatttaaaacacaacaatttAAGAACAGATGTTTGGTGTGTCTCACTCAGAATGAAGACGGGGGCGTTTCTCAGCACCGGATTTTTCACAATGATTCTGGCAATAGATATGTGTGACAGAATCCATGTCTATGGGATGATCGATGATAACTACTGCAAGTGAGACATTTTAACTTACACCTTGAGTTTGTAATATACACTTAAgctccatctctcttttcttttttttttttttttacaatttgcTCTCCTTTTATAACCTTTGCCTCCTTGTGGTATTTTCTTTTCCTGACAGTCGGGCCAATCACAGCGTTGTTCCTTACCATTACTATGAGCAAAACCGAATCAACGAGTGCAGAATGTACAAGGTCCACGAGCACACACAACGTGGGGGCCATCGCTTCATCACTGAGAAGGCCATCTATGCTAAATGGGCAACGCGCCATAACATTGAGTTTAAACACCCCTCTTGGAGCCTCTGAAGAAGGAGATCCTAAAACCCAGAAGATGCTTCTGGACTCTGCTGAAGATTTTAGTGCTGCTGAAGCAGGAACTTTATCAAGTACAAAATATGTTACTGACGGACTCTGGCTTTCATTTGGAattcaactgtttttttatCCTGTATGAGCAATTTAATACTGGCtcactgtggggaaaaaaaacatctgcaatatgacacattttatttctgtgcttaAGATAAGCAAATTTACCAGCATTTAAGTGGTTTTAACATACCACCCACAGTATTACTGAATATTCCTGTTGCATATAGCCATATGTCGGTATAGACACTGTTAAAACATAATAAgcttctaaactagacactaAAAGCCAGTTTATACCAAAGATGACACTTTTAAATGGCTGTGCCTTGACTTTAGGTctcattttattgtgaaatctgGCCTGTGTAATATAAAGCTACAATGTGCACCTTTACTCTGTGAGACGGAAACTGTTTTGTTTAAGgaacaaattattattttcattcatgaTCAATCTGGTGTTAATTTTCTCAATCAatcctaagggttgattgaaggcaactggacctCTTTGAAGATTGAAGACGTTTCTCTTCTCATCTGAGAAGCTCCTTCAATTCTAGAGACTGGTTAGAGAGCCCAAGCATTTAAACTCATCCCTATCCCACCTAGTGGGTGGTACCTCTGGGAGCAACTGAAACCACTTTGGTGGAACCATTCACACCTTGGGTGGCGCCTGCTGGGCTGCCTCAAGTGGACTCGTTAGTACCTGAGGGTACCTTGGCTCATCGTAGAAACTAAGCATCATGTGAGTCGTTAGAGTCTTATTGTGTTCATATACCAACAGCAACAAATGAACAACTGAACATACATACCAGAAGAAACACAGTCGAGCTTTTACTTTATACTTTATCCATCATTAACTACTGTTTGATACTGAAGATTTAAGCTATTTAGTTGCCCCATACAGCAGCTAGTTGCAGTGTTTTAAATGCTTAACAAGATTTtcattaaaccaaaaaaaaaatgctcatacGTTTCATGACCCAACCATCACATAAGAATCAGTATTAAAATGTAACTGCAGAGAGATCCACTGTCCATCACATCCACttttcagcaccacagacatCTACTTTAAAATTGTTTACCCTTTGTATTTTGCTACCTGTTTACAATGAAAACTATAGTGCTGCCTTTTCAGTTGCATAATGCTCATTTTGTGACTAATTCCAAAGACTGTGATAGTATTTGCACTACAGCGCAAACTACTGTGTCAAAGTATTTTACTGCATGTACATTTCAGACATGAGTTGTTGGAATTCGGATGTATTAAAAAGGACTTCTTCATAAGCATACTTATTTTGTGAATGGTGCAAATTAAAAACTTGAATCTAAACTTGGCCATTGGCCACTGCTATTGTGAGATGGATGTCAACatgaataaatctgctgtcaaattgtgtgtgagagatctTGACTTAGACCACTTCAACTGTATCTGCACATCTTGCTATTTTAACTCTACATAGTTTAAGGTTTGTGCAGAGTCGCCAGGTTTGGGTATTTTCTTCAAAACATTAGTTATTAGGATTCACAGTGAAAGACTGGAATACACTGGACTGTTGCCTAGCAGCCCTCAACTTCAGACTGAATTAGGCATTATTGACAGGCTGCAGCCCGGCAGTGGTGGTGAACTGaatctgaaatctgaatctTAGCTCTTAACTTTCTGAACAATATTTGATTTCCATTATGCTATAGAAAGAAagccacacacacgtacacacacaaataaataaattgtaaaacaaaaagatttaatTAAATCTCCAGCTGTTTACTTGTTCTGTGCTTTAACAATGATACGTTGATTCAAAGACTGTGAACACAGAAGTCTAATATGGAGGAAACTTGATTATATAGACTGTATGCATaatcataacaacaacaacaacaacaacatcatcatcatcatcatcatcatttccgCGCCGCAGTGAAAGACGTACGATGACGTCACGGGAGTGGCGCAGGAAAATGGGGGGACGCGAGAGACCAGAGACACCGAGACCGCACAGGCCGTGAAACGGTAAAATACCGGATTAACACCGCTGCCAATGATCACGCGTCCACATGTCATGATAGACAAAACCTTGATCTTATCAGCgggatgttgttgttgttgttatatatatattttttaagaatTGTCGGTAAAGGTACGTTAACAACGGAAGGCAAAAGTGCAGcgcaggatgttttttttttctttttgacattttattgctTTGACTGTCTAAGGCATTTGGTTAACGGGAAATAAAATATACCCAGCAAGGCCATGATACTGTTGATAGCATTTGTATTCTGTTTAGGTTGAAAATACCGCTACGTATTCGCGtagtgttaaaaataaataaacggGGTCCTGCTTATTTACATGTAAAATCTACCAAATCATAAATATATGACACTGGATAGAGATAACCCGGTAAGGACGTGccaaaacagaggcagagatggatTTGAATCTGCAGTACGtttgtctcttcctgtcagGTATGATGACAGACAGTCACAGCCAGTGTGTTGGTGCGCAGCCCGATCACAAAGCATGGGGGTCAAGCTCAGTAGCAAGGTAAGACAGACCAAACAACGGGAGGGTGTGGCACCTAGACCTCTTgcacttcatcatcatcatcatcttgatCATTAGTGTTATTAGTTCTAACACAGAGGATTGAATCCATGCAGGCACCATCGCTGTCACTGTTCActagtggtggaggaagtagtCAAATCCTTTAaaagtatatttactcaagtactgtacaaCTGTACCACTCAGCCAGTGTTGTTTACACTGCAGGGACAACAGAGCCACAGGATGGTGATCTTTGTGGCCATCTTCCTCCTGATGATGCTTCTCTTCCTGTACGGCTCCAACAATGTCAACGAACCCGTCTACGCTCCCTTGCGTGTGGCTACAAATCGCATACTCAAGACCACAGACTTGAAGAAGTGGGCTGGGAAAGACGGTTATGTGCCATTTCATGGAAACAAGGTGCTTAACAGTTTGAGCACACAACACACTACTTGTGTAAACTAATTTTAGCAATGAGCATATTGGTGTTTGTGAGCTGTTAACTCAAGTACTTAACTCCACAATCTAAACTGGACATTAATCTTTAGatctgagaaaataaacacagttaaTGCGGGGCGTAGCTGAACCACTGAACTCCACGTACTCAACAACAGACTTTATTTCTACTTCACttcattatactatactttCGATTAAAAAGCTTTGTGTTGTCTTTCCTTTTCAGAATATGACCCTGCACTGTCACAACTGTGCGCTGGTGACAAGTTCCAGCCACGTCCTGGGGAGTCAAGCAGGAGATGAGATCGATCATACAGAGTGTGTGATTCGTATGAATGACGCCCCTACGTTGGGGTATGAGAATGATGTAGGGTCCCGGACTTCTCTGAGGGTTGTAGCCCACTCCAGTGTGTTCAGGGTGGTCCGAAGGCCCAATGAGTTCTTACACCGCACAGACAACAACTCCGGGATCATCTTCTGGGGACCCCCGAACAAGATAGGGAAGGATGCCAAAGGAACTTTGTACAGACTGATCCAGAGAGTCAGCATGACCTACACtaacatttcatgtttcagtaTCACACCAAGCAAGATGCGCAGATTTGACAGTCTCTTTTATAGTGAGACGGGACGAGATAGGTGAGTGTTTGGCGGGGGGTAGTTAAACGTTAACCACATCTTATTGTCTATTAGCCCAGCACTGGGTAAATGTCACTTTCacaaacttttccttttcttgtgttgttttttctgctcAGACAAAAATCTCACTCATGGTTGAGCACAGGCTGGTTCACGATGGTCATAGCCATTGAGATATGTGATAACATCAAAGTATATGGGATGGTTCCACCCAATCACTGCGGGTGAGTATAGCGATGGCACTAAAAACCTGCAGTATGCAGATTCTTTAAAACACGATCAACCCACCGGTTGCCACATTGCTACAAATCACACATAAACTGGCTGCCAAACCAATGAACTAATATTAAAATCTTTTTCCAGAAGAAAACCTGGATCCAAGAAGATGCCCTATCACTACTACAAACCCAGAGGGCCTGATGAATGTGTAACATACATACAGCATGAGAGCAGCCGAAGAGGAAACCACCATCGCTTTATTACAGAGAAACAGGTGTTTGCACACTGGGCAAAGCTGTACAACATCACCTTCGCTCACCCCAAATGGTGAAAAAACCTAAAGAGAATCTCTGCACTCACAGAGGCCTGAACGAGTACTGTGGTCGGGATTTCACTGTTAATTTCCTCAACTGAGCCTTTGAAAGGCCACTCGATGAATGGCAGTTTTTTGGGGAAAGAATTCACTATTATTGGACCAAGATGTGTAGGAATGTTTTCTGTTGCAGAAGAAGGCAGAAATTCATTTTTAAGAGGTTGCTGAAATACTCTGTATCTTCCACATTGACACGTGGCAGCCACCAGGCAAGTGTTTTTGTAAATAGAAAGGGAAATGAATTTAAAGATgaatttttacatgtttttaataattttgttaTGTATTGAAAAATGTACTTATGTTTCCAACATTGAGGGAGGATACATCAGCAAATATTCTAATTAGATGTAAGTGGCCTACAATACACTGTATATAACTCATTTGTCAGTCATACAGAGATTATATTCTATAGTAATTGCAGTGATATTAAGCAGATCAGTAATTCAATCtatattgcatttttttaacAGTTCCTGAATTGATACCAAAAATGCACTTTCTTGACATCTTATCTTGAAGAATATAAGCATTTCTACATACATTTCATTGTTTAATGTCGTAAAACTTAACATCTATACAGCGACAAAAGTCTAAAATTGGCAAAATTGTGATTTAAAGTCaatatgaggttttttttttttttttacagttttatactTGGTGCTACGGACACATTTTGATCAGTACTCAGAAAGTATTACAGCTTAAAACCCAGCCTAGTTAACAGATGACATTCAGATGATTACAAAGACCAGAGATAAAGCACAGAGGTACATTCAGTTTGGACATATTCAGATTCCAGATATTTTGTGGCACAAAATTTATTTTAGAGATACAGATTGTACTTTTCTGGTCACCTGAAATAAGTTGATATACCCTCACTTTAGTGCCCCACATTTTTTGCTGCTCTAGATGttggttttaatgttttcaacAGAATTAGATTATGATCATAAAACTGTTGCCTCGTAACTTAAACCTTTTTACCTCAGTGGCATTCCAGCGCATGCAGCTTCAGTTCAAATGCAACATGGTCGTGTTTTGTGTCAGTATGTTACTTAAGACTGCACGATTAGATCTTCTTAGATATATCCATCTGCAGGAGAGGCTTTTATTACGATTCACGCAGTGTGCTTGATTTGTTGTGATCAGaagcctttgtttttttttgaacagAAAAAATGTACATGAACTGCATCGATTGACTTGTGCTACTTTATCAGTATTAAAATGCCTGATAAATTTATTGAGACATTAGCCTGAAAAAATAAGATTTAACTTTATAGTGGCGGACCAAAAAAATAACAGTTCAAATCTACAGCGCAGAAGATGAAGCTGAAACCCAAATTTTATGGATACggtggaaacacacactcagtttctaatattttgtggGTAGATTAAGTATCAGAAACACTTGTGAATTTAACACAGTAAGGTTGAACAGCACCACACGCAGCCTCCAAACTGACCAAAACAGTTGAATCAAGACCTTTCTGAAACTGTTTCAACAAAAAACCCTCGTGAAGTGTtttattagactgcattagtttttgCAAGATGGACTTAATGATCTGGAAACTCTGTATATCAAGCCTACAAATAATCCAGAAGAACACTGCAACACTGCAGCCCCAACCAAACCTGGTCTGgctttttttaacttaaaataaaaaattccaATAAGGGGTAGATGCATGCAGCATGCACTGCAACTGGAATGTGATTGCATCTAGAAGACAATCAGATAACTGTAAAGGCCTGTAGTCTTGTAGAAACTTGCATTTTTCAGATGTTATCAAAAGCATATGGGCCAGTTTCTCTTAATTAACACAAACGTGTTTGACCTATTTGCTCAGAAACCTGAAGCCGACTCTGGTGTTTATTGACGAAAGCTTAACTAAAGACGTTCAGTGCCATTTGTTTGTCCATGTTGCTCGATACTGGTTCTCATGAAATGTTCTGTACTATTTAAAACCAATTAtatgctttgaaaaaaaaacagcacgtCAGTACAAACTTGGGCATAGtatttgtatttaaatattACACTTTGTTGGATCATTTAGAAACAAAATTACAGAATAACAACTAAATAACACAAAGAGAAATCTGACAGGTATCTAACATTGACAGCACTCTGACGTGTGTGATGGGATATTTGAGACAATGGCTGTTATACAGTAGGCAATGCTTAAAGGTCCAGTTATGGAAAATGAACAACTTCAGGGTAAATACCGGATAGATGATAAAACATCTGTGGCTTTGTTTATATCCCTCCATCACTAATTCTTCACTGAACCACTGGAAACATCTGAAAAGGCAGCTGTGATCTTCTGTCTCAGCCCTGCCATGGAAATCAAGATGGCTTCCTGTTGTAAAGAGAACAGgaaatgattaaatgaatacacagtcacacactggtGAGCAGAACAGGAAAgccaaaataaaagtacagatGACAAATCATTTGCTTGTAGTACAAAGAGTGAACATTTATCCTTTTAACAAACACCTCCATCCTCACCTCTGTGCGAATGGTCCTGCTGCCCTGACTGGGACATGTGTTCAGGTAAAGGTCAAATAAAACACTGGGGTCAGTCACATCCAGGTTTTGGTCAGCATCTACACTGGCCTCCAATCCCTGAAGACCTCCAAAAACTACCAAAAGATGCCTATAAAGTACAAAGAAGTCAAGTTTAAATtagtaaaacaaaatattaaaataccAATAATGATATAGCAGGACGAGGAGTCCAATGCCATACTAGAGGCTCTGCTGCTCTTAGCTAAATGctcacattgtttttatttggtcaTAAAGCAACCAAGTACTgagcaaatttaaattttgacataATTATGGTTCTAGTAGAAAAGTTAAGGGATCCCCAAAGTTACTCAGTTCATCTTGagcaggtgtgaatgtgtgaagtaAAGGTCGTGGCAATGCTTCacgctgctagcatggctaatgAAAACGCTCTCTGACTTCCCTTCCTTTTTTATTGGCCGTGGACGTACTTGAATGGCGACAGTGTGGTTTGGTCCATGTTGCTGCCTCTCTCTGATGTGCCAACAGTCAGATCGTATCCTTCTTTATATGGACTTTCTGTGAAAACTGCACCTGGATTAACaaataggataggataggagcTGTTAACGTCTCACACTGGACTCATCACGTCCAGTGTGATGAGTCCAAATTAATCTGAAGTGTATGTTTGaggaataaataataatgtattaAGAGAATGGGAAACCCACTGAGACAAGATGCCAAGCGGACACTGTAACCCCAGTAGAGACCTCCTTCAGTCCGGGGCACATGAGGAGCCACCACCACACCTTTAAATGTTTTGCTCTCTGAGGATGATGGACAGACAAATGGACATACTCACTTGATGTGCAGCCTCTTGAGCATAATGAGAACCGtacttaaaaaacaaataacattaaACAGGTTTGACGGACAGAATTACCTTGATTCTGGGTCTTGCTGAGCTGTACTGTGACACGAAGTCCAGACTGCAGCTGTTTATCAATCCGAACATCCTGTGGGAGCAGATGGACACAGTTCACTCACTTTGTCTTCTGTTATTGTAAAGCGAACATATTTGGGTTTTGAACTGAAACAagatatttgaatattttaatgggaatttatctgacattttatagatcaaACAATATGTCATTTAATCCACAGAATACCTCCAAGATGAACTGATGAGTGAGAAAAATCATTAGTTACAGCCCTACAGTCTATATTCACATGTAAATGCAAACCATACTTTTCAGTCCACATTAGCCAATGGCAGTAAGCTCTATGAAGATATGCTCACCTTTCTCATTCCACAGTTGACTAATGAACCTTGACCTTGTTTGCTTGGCCTGTCGAGGACGATGCCTTCCCGGTATTGTGACTCCTCATCTATTCTCATGTGGTGAGGACTGTCTAAAGGGTTAAGCAAACCTGGTAGGAAACAGTAACAAGTTAAACAGTGACATGTGAAAATTGTCTCCTATTGCCTTCATTTATAAGCCTGTTTATACCTGGCATTACACTGCAACCTTTCTCTACATTTAGTAGATCAAATAATGAACACACTGCATTACAAACACAATTATGCATAAACAATGCATAATTATTAAATTGTGCCTAGAATGCAAACAGTAACTGTTAATAGCTAATTCCAAGGGGGTTCAAagtgtcagactttgaaaaccTTTGGTGTAAAAGGAAAGTTTGTCAAAGAAATTGGGATAATTCCAAATTACCTGCATACTGTAAATCTTGATGTTTTGGGAAAAACCACTTGCGCAGGTACCtggtggagaaagaaaaattgTAACCCCCCTAAAACCGGATGATACTGGTGATTATGATTATAATAATATGTTCCTACTTACTGTGGACATTCAAGATACTGAAGTATTCTGGCAAGCTGAATACAAGCATGTCCCTTCTTCCCAACACCTTTAAATTCACCTTCAACACTCCTGTTGGAGTCAAAAAGCAAAAGCTTTTCTGTTAGATTTCTGATAGTTTAGGGGTGTGTTTATCAATAAGTTGTACTTCTATGTTAACTCACTTGACATCTTCCCCTTGTTCATCAAACACAATGATCTCATCCACACAGAACACAACGCAGGCTCGAGCGATCTGTCCAGCCAGATATGTACGAAGTTCAGTGGACTGAGCGTTGTCCAGGACAGAACCTGGCAAGGCCACGCTCACAGTGTAAGCCCGACCTAAGAGATACAGGTCATACATTACTGCACCCTATTTTCAGTTATACAGGCAAACAAAAATCCATGAAATAATGATAAACTTACCTTTTTTGTTCTGGCTTTCTTCAAGTTTTGctttttctgcagcttcttcctgtttctgcttttccaaATGTTTAATCAGCTTGGCctctttcctttgcttcttagcTTCCTTTACTGTTATTGAGGAAGAATCAATGACGGCGATAAGAATATGCGATGTATATAAAAATATCTGTGAAAATCCGAACTGACGGTCCAAGGAAGTGGTTCAGAatctttttggcttgtgacccttTAAAATACGGCAATGTTTACTTGTGGCCCCGTTTGATTTTATTAGCAGCTCAACTAAAATATCACTTTTCCTTCTTAATTATTTGATCAGCTGTTTTAtgtaatttttcaaaaaaaaaaaggtacataGTTTCAGTTTGTAAGTTGTCTTacatgatagtaaactgaatatatttgggttttggacaaaacaaacaacaagaaacCATCACCTTGTCTTTGGAAAACTTTTCACCATGTCAGACATTTCATTGACCAAATGAT is a window of Toxotes jaculatrix isolate fToxJac2 chromosome 16, fToxJac2.pri, whole genome shotgun sequence DNA encoding:
- the spout1 gene encoding putative methyltransferase C9orf114 homolog; this translates as MSTGVAAKRSKIVSPQPEERVDWKKRKAEIKEAKKQRKEAKLIKHLEKQKQEEAAEKAKLEESQNKKGRAYTVSVALPGSVLDNAQSTELRTYLAGQIARACVVFCVDEIIVFDEQGEDVKSVEGEFKGVGKKGHACIQLARILQYLECPQYLRKWFFPKHQDLQYAGLLNPLDSPHHMRIDEESQYREGIVLDRPSKQGQGSLVNCGMRKDVRIDKQLQSGLRVTVQLSKTQNQESKTFKGVVVAPHVPRTEGGLYWGYSVRLASCLSAVFTESPYKEGYDLTVGTSERGSNMDQTTLSPFKHLLVVFGGLQGLEASVDADQNLDVTDPSVLFDLYLNTCPSQGSRTIRTEEAILISMAGLRQKITAAFSDVSSGSVKN
- the st6galnac6 gene encoding alpha-N-acetylgalactosaminide alpha-2,6-sialyltransferase 6 is translated as MGVKLSSKGQQSHRMVIFVAIFLLMMLLFLYGSNNVNEPVYAPLRVATNRILKTTDLKKWAGKDGYVPFHGNKNMTLHCHNCALVTSSSHVLGSQAGDEIDHTECVIRMNDAPTLGYENDVGSRTSLRVVAHSSVFRVVRRPNEFLHRTDNNSGIIFWGPPNKIGKDAKGTLYRLIQRVSMTYTNISCFSITPSKMRRFDSLFYSETGRDRQKSHSWLSTGWFTMVIAIEICDNIKVYGMVPPNHCGRKPGSKKMPYHYYKPRGPDECVTYIQHESSRRGNHHRFITEKQVFAHWAKLYNITFAHPKW